A genomic region of Salvelinus alpinus chromosome 12, SLU_Salpinus.1, whole genome shotgun sequence contains the following coding sequences:
- the LOC139536089 gene encoding differentially expressed in FDCP 6 homolog isoform X1 has translation MELRAELLKSIWYAFTSLDVEKSGKVSKSQLKVLSHNLYTALNIPHDPVALEDHFRDDDDGPVSNQGYMPYLNKFILDKVVEGTFDKENVDVFCWTLCAKKNYRPKDGVGVLLDKDAFHLWCIFNFLSEDKYPLVLAPEEVEYLLKKICLAMSVELSCVDMEDFISQEPVQLSGITVWAFLDFVNTGRLTRGVENDSVTMAIDKVYQEIVGNIIKEGYLWKKGHMRRNWNERWFSLRPSTLHYYVSEDRKECKGCIELDHNCCVEVLPEKEGKRCMFCVKTLTKTYEMSAPDTKQRQEWTTAIQTAIRLCVEGKNSLHKDLKLRRRELREERERRRTTKEEELQRLCLLQGEKESKLAELELLQEAQRHSQAALLQEEQKRRQKHEDLQRTLQDQLQQAEECVFVMGQERDNMQAEMALKDAETDRQRKRIRELEEMQLRLEEALHQEIRARQNEETYRLAQASLLVEEEEKMKVLLALQEEQEQYILKTQREKQELRQEMVAKSQDLEEAQHQLEKVRANRHRMDQDIAAAQRKLRQASTSVKHWNVQMNRLMHPIGPGERRLSLGGSGDPVVRGPSLRDSSLRLYHQRSEGEREKERERENEQENIEEKECEERVSIIGREERHLSQASNGDCA, from the exons GTTTTGTCTCATAACCTGTACACTGCGCTGAACATCCCCCACGACCCTGTGGCTCTAGAGGACCACTtcagagatgatgatgatgggccGGTGTCCAACCAGGGTTACATGCCCTACCTAAACAAATTTATACTGGACAAg GTGGTTGAGGGCACATTTGATAAGGAGAATGTAGATGTGTTCTGCTGGACTCTCTGTGCCAAAAAGAACTACCGGCCTAAAGATGGCGTGGGTGTTCTGCTTGATAAAGACGCCTTCCATCTCTGGTGCATCTTCAACTTCCTGTCTGAAGACAAGTATCCACTGGTCCTGGCCCCAGAGGAG GTGGAATACCTCCTGAAGAAAATCTGCTTAGCCATGAGTGTGGAGCTTAGCTGTGTGGACATGGAGGATTTCATATCCCAGGAGCCTGTGCAGCTGAGCGGCATCACAGTGTGGGCCTTCCTGGACTTTGTCAACACCGGGAGGCTGACCAGAGGCGTGGAGAATGACTCTGTCACCATGGCGATAGACAAGGTCTACCAGGAGATAGTGGGCAATATCATAAAAGAG GGGTATTTGTGGAAGAAGGGTCACATGCGGAGGAACTGGAACGAGCGCTGGTTCTCTCTCCGGCCCAGTACTCTGCATTACTACGTCAGTGAGGACCGCAAGGAGTGTAAAGGCTGTATCGAGCTGGACCACAACTGTTGTGTGGAG GTGCTACCAGAGAAGGAGGGGAAGAGGTGTATGTTCTGTGTGAAGACGCTAACTAAGACCTACGAGATGAGCGCCCCCGACACCAAGCAGAGACAGGAGTGGACCACAG CGATCCAGACAGCCATCCGTCTGTGTGTAGAGGGGAAGAACTCCCTGCATAAGGACCTGAAGCTGCGACGCAGAGAGctaagggaggagagggagaggaggcgcACCACCAAGGAGGAGGAGCTACAACGTCTGTGCCTCCTCCAAGGGGAGAAGGAAAGCAAGCTGGCCGAGCTGGAGCTCCTACAG GAGGCGCAGAGGCACTCCCAGGCAGCACTGCTGCAGGAGGAGCAGAAGAGGAGACAGAAACATGAGGACCTGCAGAGAACCCTGCAGGACCAGCTACAGCAGGCTGAAGAG TGTGTGTTTGTCATGGGCCAGGAGCGGGACAACATGCAGGCGGAGATGGCCCTGAAGGATGCGGAGACGGACCGCCAGAGGAAGAGGATCAGGGAGCTGGAGGAGATGCAGCTCCGCCTGGAGGAGGCTCTGCACCAGGAGATTAGAGCTAGACAGAATGAGGAGACCTACCGCCTTGCACaggccag TCtgctggtggaggaggaggagaagatgaaggTCCTGCTGGCCCTCCAAGAGGAACAGGAGCAGTACATCCTGAAGAcccagagagagaagcaggagcTCAGGCAGGAGATGGTAGCCAAGTCCCAGGATTTAGAGGAGGCCCAACACCAGCTGGAGAAGGTTCGTGCCAACCGGCACAGAATGGACCAGGACATTGCA GCTGCTCAGAGGAAGCTGCGGCAGGCCAGCACTAGTGTCAAACACTGGAATGTCCAGATGAACAGACTGATGCATCCTATTGGACCGGGAG AGAGAAGACTCTCACTTGGAGGCTCAGGGGATCCGGTTGTACGTGGGCCCTCTTTACGAGACTCAAGCCTACGCCTGTACCAtcagaggagcgagggagagagggagaaggagagggagagagagaatgagcaggAGAACATAGAGGAGAAGGAGTGTGAGGAGAGAGTGAGCAtcatagggagagaggagaggcatcTGTCTCAAGCCTCCAATGGGGACTGTGCCTGA
- the LOC139536089 gene encoding differentially expressed in FDCP 6 homolog isoform X2, translated as MELRAELLKSIWYAFTSLDVEKSGKVSKSQLKVLSHNLYTALNIPHDPVALEDHFRDDDDGPVSNQGYMPYLNKFILDKVVEGTFDKENVDVFCWTLCAKKNYRPKDGVGVLLDKDAFHLWCIFNFLSEDKYPLVLAPEEVEYLLKKICLAMSVELSCVDMEDFISQEPVQLSGITVWAFLDFVNTGRLTRGVENDSVTMAIDKVYQEIVGNIIKEGYLWKKGHMRRNWNERWFSLRPSTLHYYVSEDRKECKGCIELDHNCCVEVLPEKEGKRCMFCVKTLTKTYEMSAPDTKQRQEWTTAIQTAIRLCVEGKNSLHKDLKLRRRELREERERRRTTKEEELQRLCLLQGEKESKLAELELLQEAQRHSQAALLQEEQKRRQKHEDLQRTLQDQLQQAEEERDNMQAEMALKDAETDRQRKRIRELEEMQLRLEEALHQEIRARQNEETYRLAQASLLVEEEEKMKVLLALQEEQEQYILKTQREKQELRQEMVAKSQDLEEAQHQLEKVRANRHRMDQDIAAAQRKLRQASTSVKHWNVQMNRLMHPIGPGERRLSLGGSGDPVVRGPSLRDSSLRLYHQRSEGEREKERERENEQENIEEKECEERVSIIGREERHLSQASNGDCA; from the exons GTTTTGTCTCATAACCTGTACACTGCGCTGAACATCCCCCACGACCCTGTGGCTCTAGAGGACCACTtcagagatgatgatgatgggccGGTGTCCAACCAGGGTTACATGCCCTACCTAAACAAATTTATACTGGACAAg GTGGTTGAGGGCACATTTGATAAGGAGAATGTAGATGTGTTCTGCTGGACTCTCTGTGCCAAAAAGAACTACCGGCCTAAAGATGGCGTGGGTGTTCTGCTTGATAAAGACGCCTTCCATCTCTGGTGCATCTTCAACTTCCTGTCTGAAGACAAGTATCCACTGGTCCTGGCCCCAGAGGAG GTGGAATACCTCCTGAAGAAAATCTGCTTAGCCATGAGTGTGGAGCTTAGCTGTGTGGACATGGAGGATTTCATATCCCAGGAGCCTGTGCAGCTGAGCGGCATCACAGTGTGGGCCTTCCTGGACTTTGTCAACACCGGGAGGCTGACCAGAGGCGTGGAGAATGACTCTGTCACCATGGCGATAGACAAGGTCTACCAGGAGATAGTGGGCAATATCATAAAAGAG GGGTATTTGTGGAAGAAGGGTCACATGCGGAGGAACTGGAACGAGCGCTGGTTCTCTCTCCGGCCCAGTACTCTGCATTACTACGTCAGTGAGGACCGCAAGGAGTGTAAAGGCTGTATCGAGCTGGACCACAACTGTTGTGTGGAG GTGCTACCAGAGAAGGAGGGGAAGAGGTGTATGTTCTGTGTGAAGACGCTAACTAAGACCTACGAGATGAGCGCCCCCGACACCAAGCAGAGACAGGAGTGGACCACAG CGATCCAGACAGCCATCCGTCTGTGTGTAGAGGGGAAGAACTCCCTGCATAAGGACCTGAAGCTGCGACGCAGAGAGctaagggaggagagggagaggaggcgcACCACCAAGGAGGAGGAGCTACAACGTCTGTGCCTCCTCCAAGGGGAGAAGGAAAGCAAGCTGGCCGAGCTGGAGCTCCTACAG GAGGCGCAGAGGCACTCCCAGGCAGCACTGCTGCAGGAGGAGCAGAAGAGGAGACAGAAACATGAGGACCTGCAGAGAACCCTGCAGGACCAGCTACAGCAGGCTGAAGAG GAGCGGGACAACATGCAGGCGGAGATGGCCCTGAAGGATGCGGAGACGGACCGCCAGAGGAAGAGGATCAGGGAGCTGGAGGAGATGCAGCTCCGCCTGGAGGAGGCTCTGCACCAGGAGATTAGAGCTAGACAGAATGAGGAGACCTACCGCCTTGCACaggccag TCtgctggtggaggaggaggagaagatgaaggTCCTGCTGGCCCTCCAAGAGGAACAGGAGCAGTACATCCTGAAGAcccagagagagaagcaggagcTCAGGCAGGAGATGGTAGCCAAGTCCCAGGATTTAGAGGAGGCCCAACACCAGCTGGAGAAGGTTCGTGCCAACCGGCACAGAATGGACCAGGACATTGCA GCTGCTCAGAGGAAGCTGCGGCAGGCCAGCACTAGTGTCAAACACTGGAATGTCCAGATGAACAGACTGATGCATCCTATTGGACCGGGAG AGAGAAGACTCTCACTTGGAGGCTCAGGGGATCCGGTTGTACGTGGGCCCTCTTTACGAGACTCAAGCCTACGCCTGTACCAtcagaggagcgagggagagagggagaaggagagggagagagagaatgagcaggAGAACATAGAGGAGAAGGAGTGTGAGGAGAGAGTGAGCAtcatagggagagaggagaggcatcTGTCTCAAGCCTCCAATGGGGACTGTGCCTGA